CCAGATGTCAGAAATCCAGAGAGATGCCCTACACCCTCGAGGGTGGCCGGTTGGTACTAATCCTGGCACTGGAGAGTGAAGGGCTTAGATCCAGAAGTCCTGGAAGTTTGATCATGGcttcctctcttttctcctgcTTCCTTAGGGGTCCTAAGAAGCAATGGCCACGGAAGCCTCTGTGAACATAGCTCCCCCTGAACACAGCTCTGTGGTCAGCACAGTGGCCGACAGCTTCGCCTGGCAGCCACATGCACTGAACATGCACCTCATAAGGCCCAAGTCCGCCAAGGGTCGCATGCGGTCAAGTCTGCACAAACCCCAGGACACAGGGATGTACTCACATGACACACGTTCTTCTCTGCCTCCAGCAATTCCTTGCAAGTCCCCAAGCAGCCAGAAACCAGGAGGCTGTGCACCCAGACCTCCCAATCAGGGAGCTTCCGATGGGATCTCTGAGCTGCTGCAGCAGGTGCCCACTGGGGCTTCCTCTTCCCTCAATAAATACCCAGTTCTTCCTTCCATCAGCAGGAAGACCCTGCAGGAGGGGGCGGTGGAAACAGTAGCTCAAAAGGCCGGCTCACTGCACCTGAGCAGCACACAGGGTCTTTACCAAGAGGAGACCTGCTCCATGAAGACA
The sequence above is a segment of the Manis pentadactyla isolate mManPen7 chromosome 4, mManPen7.hap1, whole genome shotgun sequence genome. Coding sequences within it:
- the UBXN10 gene encoding UBX domain-containing protein 10; translated protein: MATEASVNIAPPEHSSVVSTVADSFAWQPHALNMHLIRPKSAKGRMRSSLHKPQDTGMYSHDTRSSLPPAIPCKSPSSQKPGGCAPRPPNQGASDGISELLQQVPTGASSSLNKYPVLPSISRKTLQEGAVETVAQKAGSLHLSSTQGLYQEETCSMKTSKEDSRAQACSPERKFIQNKRQTSPRAGDLEEPSDQEPRLLLAVRSPSGRRFVHHFRPTDDLQTVVAVAEHKNKASYEHCSIETMEVPRRCLSDLTKSLQECGIPHKSVLGISQGGGAGGP